A window from Enterocloster bolteae encodes these proteins:
- a CDS encoding ABC transporter permease, translated as MMGKLKKLTGYRLFLPLSCLIIVLLINLITTPTFFRITINNGVLYGYIIDVINRASELVVLAVGMTLVVSASAGTDISVGAVMAVAAAVCTRVLAGGEVSVNEYANPYVLAVLAALAAAVVCGGFNGLLVAKLKIQPMVATLILFTAGRGISQLVTNGQITYIRVDGYKLLGNNIPGIPIPTPIFVAVIVVALTYILLKKTAMGMYIQSVGINERASRLVGLKSVKIIWMAYAFCGLCAGIAGLVASSRIYSADANNIGLNMELDAIAAVALGGNSLGGGRFSLLGSVIGAYTIQALTTTLYAMSVPADQIPVYKAIVVILIVAVQSEELKKFRKRLASRHSSKNVEGGVA; from the coding sequence ATGATGGGGAAACTTAAAAAGTTGACAGGTTACAGGCTGTTTCTTCCGTTATCCTGTCTTATCATAGTACTGTTAATCAATCTGATTACCACGCCCACGTTTTTTAGGATTACGATTAATAACGGCGTCCTCTACGGATATATCATTGACGTAATCAACCGTGCCAGCGAGCTGGTGGTGCTGGCCGTGGGCATGACCCTGGTGGTATCTGCCTCCGCCGGAACCGATATTTCCGTGGGCGCTGTCATGGCAGTGGCTGCGGCTGTGTGTACCAGGGTCCTGGCAGGCGGTGAGGTGTCGGTCAATGAGTATGCCAATCCCTACGTCCTGGCTGTGCTGGCAGCCCTGGCAGCGGCCGTGGTGTGCGGCGGCTTTAACGGCTTACTGGTTGCAAAGCTTAAGATACAGCCCATGGTGGCGACCCTGATTCTGTTTACCGCGGGCAGGGGTATCTCCCAGCTGGTGACAAACGGACAGATCACATACATCCGCGTGGACGGATATAAGCTGCTGGGCAACAACATACCGGGAATTCCCATTCCCACCCCAATTTTTGTGGCTGTAATCGTGGTGGCGCTCACCTATATTCTGCTGAAGAAAACAGCCATGGGAATGTACATCCAGTCCGTGGGCATCAATGAGAGGGCATCCCGGCTGGTAGGTCTTAAATCCGTGAAAATCATCTGGATGGCCTATGCGTTCTGCGGACTGTGCGCAGGTATCGCAGGACTGGTGGCATCCTCCCGCATCTATTCCGCAGACGCCAACAACATCGGCCTCAACATGGAGCTTGATGCCATCGCGGCAGTGGCCCTGGGCGGCAACTCCCTGGGCGGCGGCCGGTTCTCCCTGCTGGGCTCCGTAATCGGCGCATATACCATCCAGGCCCTGACCACCACCCTCTATGCCATGAGCGTGCCTGCGGACCAGATTCCTGTATATAAGGCCATTGTGGTTATACTGATTGTGGCTGTGCAGTCAGAGGAACTTAAGAAATTCAGGAAACGTCTGGCATCCAGACATTCATCCAAGAACGTGGAAGGAGGAGTGGCATAA
- a CDS encoding sugar ABC transporter ATP-binding protein produces MEQNVVLEMRGINKNFPGVKALQDVDFTLRKGEIHALMGENGAGKSTLIKVLTGVEEFETGTIRMEGSSNTIINRSPQEAQENGISTVYQEVNLCPNLSVAENLYIGREPKKGPMIDWRTMKEDARKLLEGLDVHIDVTMAVENYSIAIQQMIAIARAVDMSAKVLILDEPTSSLDDGEVEKLFVLMRQLKDKGIGIIFVTHFLEQVYAVCDRITVLRNGTLVGEFKVEELPRVQLVAKMMGKDFDDLAAIKKEGVSTVKEDVIISARGLGHKGTIKPFSLDIHKGEVIGLTGLLGSGRSELVRAIYGADKPDSGELAVKGKKLKVNAPIDAMMEGMAYLPENRKEEGIIADLSVRENIIIALQAKKGMFRLMSRKEQEEFTDKYIDILQIKTADRETPIKQLSGGNQQKVILGRWLLTNPDFLILDEPTRGIDIGTKTEIQKLVLKLAEDGMSVVFISSEIEEMLRTCSRMAVMRDGGKVGELKEDELSQDSIMKAIAGGGEE; encoded by the coding sequence ATGGAGCAGAACGTTGTTTTGGAAATGCGGGGAATCAACAAGAATTTCCCCGGTGTAAAGGCGCTACAGGATGTGGATTTTACTTTGAGAAAAGGCGAAATCCATGCCCTTATGGGCGAGAATGGTGCCGGGAAGTCTACACTGATCAAGGTGCTGACCGGCGTGGAGGAGTTTGAGACCGGTACAATCCGAATGGAAGGTTCATCCAATACCATCATCAACCGGTCGCCCCAGGAAGCACAGGAAAATGGCATCAGCACAGTTTACCAGGAGGTGAACCTGTGTCCCAATCTGTCAGTGGCAGAGAACCTTTATATTGGCAGAGAACCGAAAAAAGGTCCCATGATTGACTGGAGGACCATGAAGGAGGATGCCAGGAAGCTGTTGGAGGGACTGGATGTCCACATTGATGTGACCATGGCTGTGGAGAACTATTCCATTGCCATCCAGCAGATGATTGCCATTGCCAGGGCGGTGGATATGTCGGCCAAGGTGCTGATTCTGGATGAACCCACATCCTCCCTGGACGACGGTGAGGTGGAGAAGCTGTTTGTGCTGATGAGACAGCTTAAGGACAAGGGAATCGGAATCATCTTTGTCACCCATTTCCTGGAACAGGTATATGCTGTGTGCGACAGGATTACGGTTCTTAGAAACGGAACCCTGGTGGGAGAATTCAAGGTGGAGGAGCTGCCGAGGGTACAGCTGGTGGCCAAAATGATGGGTAAGGATTTCGACGATCTGGCAGCCATCAAGAAGGAGGGCGTGTCCACGGTCAAGGAAGATGTAATCATAAGCGCCAGGGGGCTGGGCCACAAGGGAACCATCAAACCCTTCAGCCTGGATATACATAAAGGCGAGGTCATCGGCCTTACAGGACTTCTGGGATCCGGACGTTCCGAGCTGGTCCGCGCCATATACGGCGCCGATAAGCCGGACAGCGGCGAGCTGGCCGTAAAGGGGAAGAAGTTAAAGGTCAACGCTCCCATTGACGCCATGATGGAAGGCATGGCCTATCTGCCTGAGAACCGCAAGGAGGAGGGGATCATCGCGGATCTGTCTGTGCGCGAAAATATTATCATTGCCCTCCAAGCCAAGAAAGGCATGTTCAGGCTCATGAGCAGGAAGGAACAGGAGGAATTCACGGATAAATACATTGATATTCTTCAAATCAAGACAGCCGACAGGGAGACTCCTATCAAACAGCTCTCCGGCGGCAACCAGCAGAAGGTAATTCTGGGACGCTGGCTCCTGACTAATCCTGATTTTCTGATTCTGGATGAGCCTACAAGGGGAATTGATATCGGTACCAAGACAGAGATCCAGAAGCTGGTGCTGAAGCTTGCGGAGGACGGCATGTCCGTGGTGTTTATATCCTCTGAAATCGAGGAGATGCTCCGCACCTGCAGCCGTATGGCGGTCATGCGCGACGGCGGGAAGGTGGGAGAGCTTAAGGAAGACGAGCTGAGCCAGGATTCCATCATGAAGGCAATTGCAGGAGGAGGGGAAGAATGA
- a CDS encoding ABC transporter substrate-binding protein, with product MRKKGLSVMLCAAMAASLLAGCGGGNKPAETTAAPAAAETTAAAADTTAAPEKSEAETEAEAKDDAASGDLIVVGYAQVGAESDWRTANTESFKSTFTEENGYKLIFDDAQQKQENQIKAIRSFIQQDVDYIVVAPVVETGWEAVLQEAQEAGIPVILSDRQMDVDESLYECWVGGNFIKEGETAGNWLADYLKAQGRDGEDINIVTLQGTIGASAQVGRTEGFGNILKQHDNWKMLDMQTGEFTQAKGQEVMESFLKSYDDIDVVVAENDNMAFGAIDAIKAAGKTCGPDGDIIIFSFDAVKAAFDAMIAGDLNAAFECNPLHGPRVDEIIKKLEKGETVEKIQYVDEAYFDTSMDLESIKAERAY from the coding sequence ATGAGGAAAAAAGGATTAAGCGTTATGTTATGTGCAGCAATGGCAGCATCCCTGCTGGCAGGGTGCGGCGGCGGAAATAAGCCTGCAGAGACAACAGCAGCTCCCGCAGCAGCTGAGACAACGGCAGCAGCAGCCGACACCACGGCGGCTCCTGAGAAGTCAGAGGCTGAGACAGAGGCAGAGGCAAAGGATGACGCTGCATCCGGTGATTTGATTGTGGTTGGCTACGCTCAGGTTGGCGCTGAGTCTGACTGGAGAACAGCTAATACAGAGTCCTTCAAGTCCACCTTTACAGAGGAAAACGGCTACAAGCTGATTTTTGACGACGCACAGCAGAAACAGGAGAACCAGATTAAGGCCATCAGAAGCTTTATCCAGCAGGATGTTGACTACATCGTAGTGGCTCCCGTTGTTGAGACAGGTTGGGAAGCAGTTCTCCAGGAAGCACAGGAAGCAGGCATTCCGGTTATCCTGTCCGACCGTCAGATGGACGTGGATGAAAGCCTGTATGAGTGCTGGGTAGGCGGCAACTTCATCAAGGAAGGCGAGACAGCAGGAAACTGGCTGGCTGATTACTTAAAGGCACAGGGAAGAGACGGCGAGGACATCAACATCGTTACTCTTCAGGGAACCATCGGAGCATCCGCTCAGGTTGGCCGTACAGAAGGTTTCGGAAACATCTTAAAGCAGCATGACAACTGGAAAATGTTAGATATGCAGACAGGTGAATTCACACAGGCTAAGGGCCAGGAAGTTATGGAATCCTTCCTTAAGTCCTATGACGATATTGATGTGGTAGTAGCTGAGAACGACAACATGGCATTCGGCGCTATCGACGCAATCAAGGCAGCCGGCAAGACCTGCGGACCTGACGGCGACATCATCATCTTCTCCTTCGACGCAGTTAAGGCAGCATTTGACGCCATGATAGCCGGCGACTTAAACGCAGCATTTGAGTGCAACCCATTACACGGACCGCGTGTAGATGAGATCATCAAGAAGCTGGAGAAGGGCGAGACCGTTGAGAAGATTCAGTATGTAGACGAAGCTTACTTCGATACATCCATGGATTTAGAGTCTATCAAGGCTGAGCGTGCTTATTAA
- a CDS encoding sensor histidine kinase has translation MTGKWRTGSGKKGQDGANEKEQGIGKDWDTNHILDRLPLEKRLNLMTFIIIIPLAVLVIYLMATVAKFCNAYTQSIANITQANSVTANLREDVDYSMYRIVIGMRTYQSIHELMEEDRPYGWEQIKDPHQTISDARKTYRQLLKRTPEGANRTRINWLLHCLDQLEQRVDEIEDNLPHGMYDKNMEILDYGVRVLTADIEKQGREYVYYETLHVQEIQKELESQEHTAIVVSLTLLVSILIISLLLSRRITKSVTVPIQKLCNETERVAKGDFTSGPKIEAGDELAILTGSFDHMKEEIGRLIEDIRQEQNQRRVMELQLLQEQINPHFLYNTLDTIVWLAEGGQNRAVVDMVTSLSEFFRTTLSGGKDFITMREEIGHIKSYLQIQKIRYQDIMDYEVTLEKSLEERRILKLTLQPLVENALYHGIKNKRGRGRIWVRGYAKEDMAVLEVEDDGAGMTEEEMEAVRRKLRGEKDLAFQEGPAPKGGFGLFNVAERLRLNYGSRCSLEFKSVLGLGTRAVVNIPLESGYDREGED, from the coding sequence ATGACGGGAAAATGGAGGACCGGGTCCGGCAAAAAAGGGCAGGACGGAGCAAATGAGAAGGAACAGGGCATTGGGAAGGATTGGGACACGAACCATATCCTGGATCGCCTGCCCCTGGAAAAGCGTCTGAACCTGATGACTTTTATCATCATCATTCCCCTGGCGGTGCTGGTTATCTATCTTATGGCCACGGTGGCCAAGTTTTGCAATGCCTACACCCAGAGTATCGCCAATATCACCCAGGCCAACAGTGTCACGGCCAACCTGCGGGAGGATGTGGACTACAGCATGTACCGCATTGTCATAGGAATGCGGACCTACCAGTCCATCCATGAGCTGATGGAGGAGGACCGGCCCTACGGATGGGAACAGATTAAGGACCCGCATCAGACCATAAGTGATGCCAGAAAGACATACCGCCAGCTGTTAAAGCGGACGCCGGAGGGGGCCAACCGGACCAGGATTAACTGGCTGCTCCACTGCCTGGACCAGCTGGAGCAGAGGGTGGACGAGATAGAGGACAACCTGCCCCACGGCATGTATGATAAAAACATGGAAATACTGGATTACGGCGTCCGTGTACTGACCGCTGATATTGAAAAGCAGGGCAGGGAGTATGTATACTATGAGACGCTCCATGTCCAGGAGATACAGAAGGAGCTGGAGAGCCAGGAGCACACAGCCATTGTGGTCAGCCTGACGCTGCTGGTGTCCATCCTGATTATCAGCCTTCTGCTCAGCCGCAGGATAACCAAGAGCGTCACCGTGCCCATACAGAAGCTCTGCAATGAGACGGAGAGGGTTGCAAAGGGGGACTTTACCTCCGGCCCCAAGATTGAGGCAGGGGATGAGCTGGCAATTCTTACGGGAAGCTTTGACCACATGAAGGAGGAAATCGGACGGCTGATTGAGGATATACGGCAGGAACAGAACCAGCGCCGCGTCATGGAGCTGCAGCTGCTCCAGGAGCAGATTAATCCCCATTTCCTCTACAACACCCTGGATACCATTGTGTGGCTGGCAGAGGGGGGACAGAACCGGGCTGTGGTGGACATGGTTACCTCCCTGTCCGAATTTTTCCGCACAACCCTCAGCGGCGGAAAGGATTTTATCACCATGCGGGAGGAAATCGGCCATATCAAAAGCTATCTCCAGATCCAGAAGATCCGGTACCAGGATATTATGGATTATGAGGTCACCCTTGAAAAATCCCTGGAGGAACGAAGAATCCTGAAGCTTACCCTCCAGCCCCTGGTGGAGAACGCCCTTTACCACGGAATCAAGAATAAAAGGGGCAGGGGACGCATCTGGGTCCGGGGATACGCAAAGGAGGACATGGCTGTGCTGGAGGTGGAGGACGACGGAGCCGGCATGACGGAAGAGGAGATGGAGGCCGTCAGGCGGAAGCTGAGAGGGGAAAAAGATTTGGCTTTCCAGGAGGGACCTGCTCCCAAGGGCGGTTTCGGGCTTTTCAATGTGGCGGAGCGCCTGCGCCTGAACTATGGTTCCCGGTGCAGCCTGGAGTTTAAGAGCGTCCTGGGGCTGGGCACAAGAGCTGTGGTGAATATTCCGCTGGAGTCCGGATATGACAGGGAAGGGGAGGATTGA
- a CDS encoding response regulator transcription factor has product MIKVFLVEDEIVMRNGIKNNIPWEKEGLEFAGEASDGELAYPLIRKVQPDILITDIRMPFMDGLELSELVKKEFPRIKIIILSGYNEFDYAKQAIHIGVTDYLLKPITAAKLLEAVKKVADVIEKEREDARLMDKYRLEMAENTVLERQRLLRDLVTGRVNFKEALERGEQVGMDLSASFYQLMLFKLMPMGSAVAYSDRVVSCQEAIEERMEGRQHILVFDRGDEGWAFVLTGESEQEVERRMSECAASLGKMAGACKDIQYFGGIGSCVNRLGDLQTSYLQAGRAFAARFFTEMNRIISYSQMDGMVHGTGETIDINSVDASKVNRKTLENFLKQGTVGEASGFVEEYFQNVGEKNCQSFMFRQYIVMDCYLCVSTFLEQLGLDMGRLPRELSDMEKVLKDGCALDMLKEKLVRLFEEVMTLRDSQTASKYSQVLDEAKAFIYDNYAKEEISLNTVAARVNISPSYFSSIFSQEMGVTFVEFLTGVRMEKAKELLMCSNLKTSEIGYEVGYKDSHYFGYLFKKTVGCTPKEYRAGSREGS; this is encoded by the coding sequence ATGATAAAGGTATTTCTTGTGGAGGATGAGATTGTCATGCGAAATGGCATCAAGAACAACATCCCATGGGAGAAGGAAGGGCTGGAATTTGCAGGGGAAGCCAGCGACGGAGAACTGGCATATCCGCTTATCAGGAAGGTGCAGCCGGACATCCTCATAACAGATATCCGCATGCCCTTCATGGACGGACTGGAACTCTCTGAACTGGTGAAGAAGGAATTTCCCAGAATCAAAATCATTATTCTCAGCGGGTATAATGAATTTGACTATGCCAAGCAGGCCATCCACATCGGGGTGACGGACTACCTTCTGAAGCCCATCACGGCTGCCAAGCTTCTGGAGGCAGTGAAGAAGGTGGCGGATGTGATTGAGAAGGAGCGGGAGGACGCCAGGCTTATGGATAAGTACCGCCTGGAGATGGCTGAGAACACGGTGCTGGAACGCCAGCGCCTTCTGCGGGACCTGGTGACGGGCCGGGTCAATTTTAAGGAAGCCCTGGAGAGGGGAGAACAGGTGGGGATGGATTTGTCCGCCTCCTTTTACCAGCTCATGCTGTTTAAGCTCATGCCTATGGGATCTGCCGTTGCCTATTCCGACCGGGTGGTATCCTGCCAGGAGGCGATTGAGGAACGGATGGAGGGCCGGCAGCACATTCTGGTTTTTGACCGCGGGGACGAGGGGTGGGCCTTCGTTCTCACGGGGGAGTCTGAGCAGGAGGTGGAACGCAGAATGAGCGAGTGTGCCGCCAGCCTGGGAAAGATGGCCGGAGCCTGTAAGGACATACAGTATTTCGGCGGAATTGGAAGCTGTGTGAACCGTCTGGGCGATTTGCAGACCTCCTATCTGCAGGCGGGGAGGGCGTTTGCCGCCAGATTTTTCACGGAGATGAACCGGATTATAAGCTACAGCCAGATGGACGGCATGGTCCACGGAACAGGGGAAACCATTGATATTAATTCAGTGGATGCGTCCAAGGTGAACAGAAAGACCCTGGAAAATTTTCTGAAACAGGGGACCGTGGGAGAGGCCTCCGGGTTTGTGGAGGAGTATTTCCAGAATGTGGGGGAAAAGAACTGCCAGTCTTTTATGTTCCGCCAGTACATTGTCATGGACTGCTATCTCTGTGTCAGCACATTTCTGGAACAGCTGGGACTGGACATGGGACGTCTCCCGCGGGAATTGTCGGATATGGAAAAGGTACTTAAGGACGGTTGTGCCCTGGACATGCTGAAAGAGAAGCTGGTGAGGCTTTTTGAGGAGGTCATGACCCTGAGGGACAGCCAGACAGCCAGCAAGTACAGTCAGGTTCTGGATGAGGCCAAGGCGTTTATCTATGATAATTACGCCAAGGAGGAGATTTCCCTGAACACGGTGGCTGCCAGGGTCAATATCAGTCCCAGCTATTTCAGCTCCATCTTCAGCCAGGAGATGGGAGTGACTTTTGTGGAGTTTCTGACAGGAGTGCGCATGGAAAAGGCAAAGGAGCTGCTGATGTGCTCTAATCTTAAGACCTCTGAAATCGGGTACGAGGTGGGATATAAGGATTCCCATTACTTCGGCTATCTGTTTAAGAAAACCGTTGGATGTACACCTAAGGAGTACAGGGCGGGAAGCAGGGAGGGGTCATGA
- a CDS encoding alpha/beta hydrolase: MKRCVPLEPAAEEVCQANSKPPLIFELPPAEGRMVLEKAQDTPVYKYPARVGKVRVNTGRWGTIPVWLVDPGVSCQPANVIFYIHGAGWVFGSFHTHEKLVRELAARTGCLLIFPEYSRSPEVRCPTAIEQCYSVMCTAPDLVKSMGYAMNPGTFTVAGDSVGGNMAAAMTLMSKYRKGPFIQKQLLYYPVTNACFDTCSYNEFAAGYYLYRAGMQWFWNQYAPCQKDRAQITVSPLRASAEQLRGLPDAMILNGEADVLRDEGEAYAGKLREAGVDVTALRFQAIIHDFVMLNSLDQTRACRAAMDVSTEWINRKNREKQ, from the coding sequence ATGAAACGTTGTGTACCGTTAGAGCCGGCGGCAGAGGAGGTCTGTCAGGCAAATTCCAAACCGCCCCTTATATTTGAGCTGCCGCCTGCCGAGGGAAGGATGGTTCTGGAAAAGGCCCAGGATACGCCTGTGTACAAATATCCCGCCCGGGTCGGCAAGGTGCGGGTCAATACAGGAAGATGGGGGACCATTCCGGTATGGCTGGTGGATCCGGGGGTTTCCTGCCAGCCGGCCAATGTGATCTTTTATATCCACGGCGCAGGCTGGGTGTTCGGAAGCTTCCACACCCATGAAAAGCTGGTGAGGGAACTGGCTGCCAGGACTGGCTGCCTTTTGATATTCCCTGAGTACTCCCGTTCGCCTGAGGTGCGCTGCCCCACCGCCATTGAGCAGTGCTACAGCGTCATGTGTACGGCTCCCGACCTTGTGAAGTCCATGGGATATGCCATGAATCCCGGAACCTTCACTGTGGCGGGGGACAGCGTAGGAGGCAATATGGCTGCGGCCATGACCCTTATGTCAAAGTACAGGAAGGGGCCCTTCATCCAGAAACAGCTGCTGTATTATCCGGTCACCAATGCCTGTTTTGATACCTGTTCCTACAATGAATTCGCAGCGGGATACTACCTGTACCGGGCAGGCATGCAGTGGTTCTGGAACCAGTATGCCCCCTGCCAGAAAGACAGGGCGCAGATTACGGTCTCTCCCCTCAGGGCGTCTGCGGAGCAGCTGAGGGGTCTGCCGGATGCCATGATACTGAACGGCGAGGCGGATGTGCTCAGGGATGAGGGGGAGGCCTATGCCGGGAAGCTGCGCGAAGCAGGGGTGGATGTGACGGCCCTGCGGTTCCAGGCCATAATCCATGATTTTGTTATGCTGAATTCCCTGGACCAGACAAGGGCCTGCCGGGCGGCCATGGATGTGTCAACGGAATGGATTAACCGGAAGAACCGGGAAAAACAGTAA